One Xyrauchen texanus isolate HMW12.3.18 chromosome 34, RBS_HiC_50CHRs, whole genome shotgun sequence genomic window carries:
- the slc23a1 gene encoding solute carrier family 23 member 1 → MEHSSCCVHTVSLLMSTGRGSKVQDEGQIINLTNLVPLCLFLSLIKPALCVQPGLTSHVVSRRQQHWPFRASHILQGPMNHSEKEEELKLPPSDGVVQAEVQEMPADMEKKPEEPQNQVPGFDMIYRIEDVPPWYLCVLLGLQHYLTCFSGTIAVPFLLADAMCVGRDQYTVSQLVGTIFTCVGITTLIQTTFGVRLPLFQASAFAFLVPAQAILRLDRWKCPSEEEIYGDWSVPLNTSHVWYPRIREIQGAIIVSSLIEVVIGLTGIPGILLNSIGPLTVTPTVSLIGLSVFQTAGDRAGSHWGLSLLCIFLIVLFAQYLRNWACPFPVYTRKKGCHIIHVHIFKMFPIIMAIMLVWLVCYILTLTNVLPDDPNRYGYKARTDSRGDIMNQAPWFRFPYPCQWGLPTVTVAGVLGMFSATLAGIVESIGDYYACARLSGAPPPPIHAINRGIFTEGVCCIIAGLLGTGNGSTSSSPNIGVLGITKVGSRRVIQYGAGIMFLLGTIGKFTALFASLPDPVLGGMFCTLFGMITAVGLSNLQSVDLNSSRNLFVLGFSMFSGLMLPNYLDAHPGSIKTGVAELDQIITVLLTTEMFVGGFIAFVLDNTIPGSRKERGLIEWTDGSSSGADTVTAKTYDFPVGMGLVRKVRCLRYLPICPTFQGFWSSRHKYKEGEDDMARKESVGTDVPVEMVCTKV, encoded by the exons ATGG AACACAGCTCCTGTTGTGTTCACACTGTCAGTCTTTTGATGAGCACTGGAAGGGGGAGTAAAGTCCAAGACGAAGGGCAGATTATTAACCTGACTAATCTGGTCcccctctgtctctttctttctctcataaAACCAGCACTTTGTGTCCAGCCAGGTCTCACGTCTCACGTGGTCTCTAGGAGACAGCAGCACTGGCCCTTCAGAGCCTCGCACATCCTCCAAGGACCAATGAATCATTCGGAAAAGGAAGAGGAGCTTAAG CTCCCACCTTCAGATGGGGTTGTGCAGGCAGAGGTACAGGAGATGCCTGCTGACATGGAAAAGAAGCCTGAAGAGCCCCAGAATCAGGTGCCAGGATTTGATATGATCTACAGAATCGAGGATGTCCCGCCTtggtatttgtgtgtgctgctgGGACTGCAG CACTACCTGACATGCTTCAGTGGAACTATCGCTGTGCCATTCCTATTGGCTGATGCCATGTGTGTGGGGAGGGACCAGTACACTGTCAGCCAATTAGTGGGCACCATCTTCACTTGTGTGGGCATCACTACCCTCATACAAACCACATTTGGTGTCAG GTTGCCTCTGTTCCAGGCAAGTGCCTTTGCCTTTCTCGTCCCTGCTCAGGCAATTCTAAGGCTCGACAGATGGAAGTGTCCTTCTGAAG AGGAGATTTATGGAGACTGGAGTGTTCCTCTCAACACTTCGCATGTTTGGTATCCACGTATAAGAGAG ATTCAGGGTGCTATCATTGTATCCAGCCTGATTGAGGTGGTCATAGGGCTGACTGGAATCCCGGGGATCCTGCTCAACTCAATTGGGCCCCTAACTGTCACCCCCACCGTGTCCCTTATCGGATTGTCTGTCTTCCAGACAGCGGGAGACCGCGCAGGCAGCCACTGGGGCCTCTCTTTACT ATGCATCTTCctcattgttttgtttgctcaGTATCTGAGGAACTGGGCCTGTCCTTTCCCAGTCTACACCAGAAAGAAAGGCTGTCACATCATACATGTGCATATCTTCAAGATGTTTCCG ATCATCATGGCAATCATGTTGGTATGGCTGGTTTGCTATATTCTCACACTGACCAACGTGCTGCCTGATGATCCAAATCGGTACGGCTATAAAGCTCGCACTGACTCGCGGGGCGATATTATGAACCAGGCACCATGGTTTCGTTTCCCCTATCCAT GTCAGTGGGGATTACCCACAGTTACAGTAGCAGGAGTGCTAGGCATGTTCAGCGCCACTCTAGCTGGTATTGTTGAGTCTATTGGAGATTATTACGCCTGTGCTCGCCTCTCTGGGGCTCCACCTCCACCTATACATGCTATTAATAG AGGGATCTTTACAGAAGGTGTGTGCTGTATCATAGCAGGGTTGCTGGGCACAGGAAATGGCTCAACTTCTTCCAGTCCTAACATAGGGGTGCTTGGCATTACAAAG GTAGGAAGCAGGAGGGTGATACAGTATGGGGCAGGCATAATGTTTTTGTTGGGAACCATTGGGAAGTTTACTGCCCTCTTTGCGTCCTTGCCTGATCCTGTCCTTGGAGGAATGTTCTGCACTTTGTTTG GTATGATTACAGCTGTTGGTTTGTCAAACCTACAGAGTGTAGACCTAAACTCCTCCAGAAATCTTTTTGTGCTGGGTTTCTCCATGTTTTCTGGCCTGATGTTGCCTAATTATCTTGACGCTCATCCAGGCAGCATCAAAACAG GTGTGGCTGAGCTAGATCAAATCATCACAGTGCTCTTGACAACAGAGATGTTTGTAGGGGGATTCATAGCGTTTGTACTAGATAACACAATCCCAG GGTCCAGAAAAGAGCGAGGTCTGATTGAATGGACAGATGGGAGTTCTTCTGGAGCAGACACGGTGACAGCAAAAACATATGACTTTCCAGTGGGTATGGGACTGGTTCGGAAGGTGCGCTGCCTACGCTACCTGCCCATCTGTCCCACTTTCCAGGGCTTTTGGTCATCACGCCACAAGTATAAGGAGGGGGAAGACGATATGGCAAGAAAGGAAAGTGTGGGGACAGATGTTCCTGTTGAAATGGTCTGCACTAAAGTGTAG
- the prob1 gene encoding uncharacterized protein prob1, with product MTKSSPSITKRASQTLKQRDEGESDLEQVDDIKDDSASSYYTALCSLSDYSEALEDRTHVLSTEPSIEGDSLEFLDCASSMEVIPSWSSIKDITLSQEYKTQEDRDKEVRPEGSQCKPDKSSSSERESLLLESESKHLLTCTSKTNADLQSGNTVSTDPILKPDTLKSPRKNSSVNPRDFFGVSGAVFHTNIRTAEEHSSSEPRFTSSTILITPVRNQYSKIRKQEHGGREPKEDHTTQKQRTREGLSALRAECRLDSGRHIKGHIDKKGEGQGMGVICRKEQAELSLRSRNRKASANCISTPTASKQEPRIPPHCYSERIPATGHQHQLQRFADTLRLERQCWLGIWQSRPLSYTQPCHTKGGTTGMGTKLAEASSEVGGLVNLAQNTQNTSACSESSSFECIDVALETTEEINRGLKTVPKRQIQLKRRDTTESHDSENNNESLRVSKTHSRIRDIFQRQHSTPAAFHKESHVADQRLVQAERKQRLQKSFSLDETSSKTKMASSIIKSVLSKKMQHEQNICTVDLSDKDFASIKVNNRTTTDDCLYLSGKDVYNETIKPKQSTFSQSGPLKSKSQIPCSSIHMHSSVNSKTQPKLLSKHSFNPLISGIGKCDVQGSGTEITAPSENEKAEKLIPREEVMQHPNPNPGAKLSCHSAKGRAWNTTGATNVVISTQDFVKTTTKECLTGQIMHKQHNMTQTLTSALENQDQHGGSKESTLSPINIACQISDLEADAVENTIPQFHEGGVGNVPENVREEVKTPGQFTSQDMQSHGKLKTLAPVHVVRDMRSLVKNTYNLSFKGPVESNHGMDGTAPFFPSSLHNQSNSKSEGKGKGYRQDEKPHVWKVNPPLPMDRMRDLASHHSAPRGCSTKAMPPVESNDKSHTVGLTKVRPLSITKANSCAMSNPTETPDNQIGISKVHVLGSDITLKQINRTDLAIQNGEGTEVVTNGELNKTEHKTTISSNNDQQTGALHGLQLELQYHSPTVSSEQQEREKIISDDQTPCLNPRSQSSVGPLSACVLTVASTPMAPTYYYNTNPMGYQTISHPIGAIHGYVQGPVLFQTSLYNQPSSSNSHTPLLRSLSEDGKMLLQQCPTDGLNQVENKETGLKIPSPESQHNTIIVTPLSEEARLGGAGVLYPEAGGSVVVGQNPWHLLLDPETGHCFYVDIPHLPQRKMLFDPETCQYVEVLLPQQTLPSAVLTPPCAIPFASLHIPPMYTPHCLPFVQSHPQVLPPPGP from the exons ATGACTAAGTCTTCTCCATCCATCACAAAAAGAGCCAGCCAGACTCTCAAACAAAGAGATGAAGGGGAAAGTGACCTAGAGCAGGTTGATGATATCAAGGATGACTCAGCAAGCTCATACTACACTGCTCTTTGTTCTCTGAGTGACTATAGTGAAGCTCTAGAGGACAGGACACATGTTCTCTCTACTGAGCCTTCCATTGAAGGTGACTCATTGGAGTTCTTGGATTGTGCTTCATCTATGGAAGTCATTCCTTCATGGTCCTCGATCAAAGATATCACACTATCGCAGGAATACAAAACACAAGAAGACAGGGATAAAGAAGTGCGGCCTGAGGGGTCCCAATGTAAACCAGATAAATCTTCATCATCTGAGAGAGAATCTCTTTTGTTAGAATCTGAGTCAAAACATCTGCTGACATGTACATCAAAAACTAATGCGGATTTGCAGTCTGGTAATACAGTCTCTACAGACCCCATTCTAAAGCCAGATACACTTAAATCACCAAGAAAAAATTCATCAGTAAATCCAAGGGATTTTTTTGGAGTCAGTGGGGCTGTGTTTCACACTAACATTAGAACCGCTGAGGAGCACAGCTCCTCAGAACCCAGATTCACTTCCAGCACTATTTTGATTACGCCTGTGAGAAATCAATACAGCAAGATTAGGAAACAAGAACATGGTGGCAGAGAGCCAAAAGAGGACCACACGACACAAAAGCAAAGAACCAGAGAAGGTCTGAGTGCACTCAGGGCTGAATGCAGGCTTGACAGTGGCAGGCATATTAAGGGTCATATAGACAAAAAGGGGGAGGGTCAGGGTATGGGGGTGATTTGCAGAAAGGAGCAGGCTGAGCTGTCACTCAGGTCTAGAAATAGAAAAGCTTCTGCAAACTGCATCTCAACACCCACAGCCAGCAAGCAGGAGCCAAGAATCCCGCCACACTGTTATTCAGAGCGTATCCCTGCAACTGGGCACCAACACCAGCTACAGAGATTTGCTGATACTCTGAGGTTGGAAAGGCAGTGCTGGCTAGGCATCTGGCAGTCCAGACCACTCTCCTACACACAACCCTGCCACACTAAAGGAGGAACAACCGGCATGGGAACAAAGCTAGCTGAGGCCAGTAGTGAGGTTGGGGGCCTTGTTAACCTGGCCCAG aacactcaaaacacatctgcttGCTCAGAATCCAGCAGCTTTGAGTGCATTGATGTGGCTTTGGaaaccacagaagaaataaacagAGGTTTAAAGACTGTTCCGAAAAGACAAATCCAGCTGAAGAGAAGGGACACAACTGAGTCGCATGACAGCGAAAACAACAATGAATCCCTTCGCGTTTCAAAAACACATTCCCGCATTAGGGACATTTTCCAGCGGCAGCATAGCACCCCTGCAGCGTTTCACAAAGAGTCACATGTGGCTGATCAAAGGTTAGTCCAGGCAGAACGAAAGCAAAGACTTCAGAAGTCATTTTCCCTGGATGAAACGTCCAGCAAAACCAAAATGGCTTCCAGCATCATAAAAAGTGTCCTATCAAAAAAGATGCAACACGAACAGAATATTTGCACTGTGGATCTTTCGGACAAGGATTTTGCTTCCATTAAAGTGAACAACAGAACTACCACTGACGATTGCTTGTATTTGTCTGGCAAGGATGTATATAATGAAACTATCAAACCGAAACAAAGTACTTTTTCTCAGAGTGGTCCTCTCAAAAGTAAGTCCCAAATACCGTGCAGCTCTATTCACATGCATAGCAGTGTTAACTCCAAAACACAACCTAAACTGTTAAGCAAACATAGCTTCAACCCTCTGATAAGCGGAATTGGCAAGTGTGATGTTCAAGGCAGTGGCACTGAAATAACTGCCCCTTCAGAGAATGAGAAAGCAGAGAAGCTGATCCCAAGAGAGGAGGTGATGCagcaccctaacccaaaccctggAGCAAAGCTATCTTGTCACTCAGCAAAGGGCAGAGCATGGAACACAACTGGAGCAACAAATGTAGTCATCAGCACACAGGACTTTGTGAAAACTACAACTAAGGAATGCCTCACAGGGCAGATAATGCATAAACAACACAATATGACTCAGACCCTAACCAGTGCATTGGAAAACCAGGATCAACATGGTGGCAGTAAAGAAAGTACACTTAGTCCTATTAACATTGCCTGCCAAATCTCTGATTTGGAAGCAGATGCAGTGGAAAATACAATCCCCCAATTTCATGAGGGTGGTGTTGGGAACGTACCGGAGAATGTCAGAGAGGAAGTCAAGACACCAGGACAGTTTACAAGTCAGGATATGCAAAGCCACGGTAAACTGAAAACCTTGGCCCCAGTACATGTAGTAAGAGACATGAGGAGTCTTGTGAAAAACACATACAACCTGTCCTTCAAGGGCCCGGTAGAATCAAACCATGGAATGGATGGGACAGCTCCCTTTTTTCCATCGTCATTACACAATCAAAGTAACAGCAAGAGTGAAGGGAAAGGAAAGGGATATAGACAAGATGAAAAGCCCCATGTGTGGAAGGTCAACCCACCTCTTCCAATGGATAGAATGCGAGATCTGGCCTCTCATCACTCTGCACCCAGAGGATGCTCAACTAAGGCGATGCCTCCTGTGGAATCAAATGACAAAAGTCATACTGTTGGATTAACAAAGGTCCGTCCACTTAGTATAACCAAGGCAAACAGTTGTGCCATGTCAAATCCCACAGAGACACCAGATAACCAAATTGGCATTAGTAAAGTTCATGTCCTAGGTAGTGATATAACCTTGAAACAAATAAACAGGACAGACCTGGCAATACAAAATGGAGAGGGAACTGAAGTAGTCACAAATGGAGAGTTGAATAAGACAGAGCACAAGACAACTATCAGCTCTAACAATGATCAACAGACTGGTGCATTACATGGTCTCCAACTAGAACTGCAATATCATTCACCTACAGTAAGCTCTGAGCAACAGGAACGTGAAAAGATAATCAGTGATGATCAAACCCCATGCCTGAATCCCAGGTCACAGAGTTCAGTGGGGCCTCTGTCTGCTTGTGTTCTAACAGTTGCTTCAACACCAATGGCTCCTACATATTATTACAACACCAATCCGATGGGCTACCAGACAATCTCTCATCCTATTGGAGCTATTCACGGCTATGTTCAAGGGCCAGTCTTGTTTCAAACATCCCTTTATAACCAGCCCTCTTCATCAAACAGTCACACCCCCTTATTGAGATCCCTCTCGGAGGATGGAAAAATGCTACTCCAGCAATGCCCAACAGATGGCTTAAATCAAGTAGAGAATAAAGAGACAGGACTGAAAATACCTTCTCCTGAAAGCCAACACAACACAATCATTGTTACTCCCTTAAGTGAAGAGGCCAGGCTTGGGGGTGCAGGTGTTTTGTATCCAGAAGCAGGAGGAAGTGTTGTTGTAGGACAAAACCCTTGGCACCTGTTGCTAGACCCGGAAACTGGTCATTGTTTCTATGTGGACATACCTCATCTGCCACAGCGCAAGATGCTGTTTGATCCAGAAACATGCCAATATGTTGAGGTTCTATTGCCCCAGCAGACACTACCCAGTGCTGTTTTGACCCCACCCTGTGCCATACCCTTTGCCTCTCTACATATCCCACCCATGTACACCCCACACTGTTTACCATTTGTGCAGTCACATCCACAGGTGCTCCCACCACCAGGACCATGA